A genome region from Alicyclobacillus acidocaldarius subsp. acidocaldarius DSM 446 includes the following:
- a CDS encoding MFS transporter has protein sequence MGTGVPVSSAAGILARMERLTAWPLPRRLFLVIGLGYLFTFYDIFDVNVSFVQTATSIIPGATPADASRYIGLPIFANLLGYVVGTLVLSPLADRVGRRRMLMTTMFITGVGSLLTALAMRDWWFILARGITGVGVAADLAVVNTYMSEVAPRRARAKYTSGLFIFSGVGALVGIWLGLWLTTPSAPFPEGLPFALATSSFHWGWRLMYYIGAVLALIALLLRLELPESPRWLAAKGRVEEAAAVVAAMEERLGLGAFQSDGTAASFSLVSDTRAPYGELFGSPVYRRRIFLLFFVWLFSYVTVYGFSAGMTTLLVGAGYAPSEAGLIVAVGVLGMLLAGVVAYLAGEVMERKTYLLVSAVLTILGGLVVGLAGHHLWLSYLGAILLFFGQNVWVPVFYAWTAENFPSRARTSGFALVDGAGHIGAGVGLWAIAPLIPSLGVTAGFVAMSGFLLIAAFIALGGIASRGKVLEEISP, from the coding sequence ATGGGCACGGGTGTGCCTGTTTCGAGCGCGGCGGGCATCTTGGCGCGGATGGAGCGGTTGACCGCATGGCCGCTTCCGCGGCGATTGTTCCTCGTCATCGGTCTCGGGTATCTGTTCACCTTCTACGACATATTCGACGTCAATGTGTCCTTTGTGCAGACCGCCACATCCATCATACCCGGTGCAACTCCGGCGGACGCCAGCCGGTACATCGGATTGCCCATCTTCGCCAACCTGTTGGGGTACGTGGTCGGCACGCTTGTGTTGAGCCCTCTTGCCGATCGCGTCGGGCGAAGGCGTATGCTGATGACCACCATGTTCATCACGGGGGTCGGTTCTCTGTTGACAGCTCTCGCGATGCGCGACTGGTGGTTTATTCTCGCGCGCGGCATCACGGGCGTGGGCGTGGCCGCGGATCTGGCTGTCGTGAATACCTACATGAGCGAGGTCGCGCCGAGAAGAGCGAGGGCGAAGTACACCTCAGGATTGTTCATTTTCTCAGGTGTCGGAGCGCTTGTGGGCATCTGGCTCGGGTTGTGGTTGACGACGCCCAGTGCGCCGTTTCCGGAAGGACTTCCGTTTGCGCTTGCAACTTCGTCGTTCCATTGGGGCTGGCGGTTGATGTACTACATCGGGGCGGTACTCGCGCTCATCGCACTCCTGCTGCGGCTTGAGCTCCCTGAGTCTCCTCGCTGGCTGGCCGCGAAGGGGCGAGTCGAAGAAGCCGCCGCTGTTGTAGCTGCTATGGAGGAGCGCCTGGGCTTGGGCGCGTTTCAATCCGATGGAACCGCCGCATCGTTCTCGCTGGTCTCCGACACGCGCGCGCCGTATGGCGAACTGTTTGGCAGTCCTGTGTATCGCAGGCGAATCTTCCTCCTGTTTTTCGTCTGGCTCTTTAGCTATGTGACCGTGTACGGATTTTCTGCAGGCATGACCACGCTGCTCGTGGGCGCAGGCTATGCGCCGAGTGAGGCGGGGCTCATCGTGGCCGTCGGCGTCTTGGGCATGCTGCTGGCCGGCGTCGTGGCGTACCTTGCGGGAGAAGTCATGGAACGCAAAACCTATCTGCTCGTGTCTGCGGTCCTGACCATCTTGGGAGGACTCGTGGTGGGGCTTGCTGGACACCATCTGTGGCTTTCGTACCTCGGTGCAATCCTCCTCTTCTTCGGGCAGAACGTGTGGGTGCCGGTGTTTTACGCGTGGACTGCGGAAAACTTTCCATCTCGCGCGAGGACCAGCGGTTTCGCCCTCGTGGATGGAGCGGGACACATCGGCGCCGGAGTCGGTTTGTGGGCCATCGCGCCGTTGATTCCCTCTCTCGGCGTGACCGCCGGATTTGTGGCGATGTCGGGCTTCCTTCTGATCGCGGCGTTCATCGCCCTTGGAGGGATTGCGTCTCGAGGCAAAGTTTTGGAGGAGATTTCGCCGTAG
- a CDS encoding peptidoglycan-binding protein: MVVKTHRLLAVMALPATVLWTTPASALAQTSSSPSASASSLNVPVAALTLAGVQSYPMLSYGSTGAYVAILQNALNALGYDVGQATGVFDATTEAQVKAFQQAEGLGVDGIVGPMTWGALAKAVADYRQVMTVLTRPSSLVQHVEWKRIVWNGQLISKPVGFTYQGTAYMPIWYVMEALRKAGIASTWSGGVWTLTPPGGQAVDYGKISYGPGSAAIAIGQTVVANVPAVVYPDPASGKLTTFMPVWYVMNALQRLGIASTWQGTEWDMKPGPVVIETGDPSSNSTGSSNGTGNSTGNATGALPGGNTVANVTNATGSTNATGNGTSNGTGNATSLGNSTGNAVGNSTSNSTGNATSNGTGNSTGNSTGNSTGGSSGLSFTNVDLRYPAPSNINAQSINQFLLQNSSPLNGLGNSFMDAQNLYSVDANYLVSHAILESAWGQSQIALQKNNLFGYGAYDSNPGQDAGVFPSDDYAIRFEAWTVRTNYLTPGASLYVSPTLSGMNVNYATAKTWASGIAALMTQFATSVGSSVSAYVQYAPSNNPPAPKSTAEPVYYVNGAQGVTQQDPYYPNNGVPYYPSIAQGENQQFFGQLSVGSFGQPVVEIQRFLNQTINAGLTVDGQFGALTQAAVEKFQSQVMHMSNPNGVWTFSMWVQYIQPSQSNANLIPAGTTVKIDQIAEGMAGPYVVPWYHVVGYGWVDSQYIKLTNVYRVIVQNPAGTATTIPVYQVGDLSKVLLNLHSGDWVVANSPQPSGGVYTIQIAAQDPVVSNGYAADTLLTGVIPANGTVSLVPQS, from the coding sequence ATGGTTGTGAAGACGCATCGCCTGCTCGCGGTCATGGCGCTGCCAGCCACGGTGCTTTGGACGACGCCGGCGTCTGCGCTGGCGCAGACCTCGAGCTCGCCGAGCGCTTCGGCGTCGTCGCTCAACGTGCCCGTGGCGGCTCTCACACTTGCGGGCGTTCAATCGTATCCCATGTTGAGCTACGGCTCCACGGGCGCCTATGTGGCCATTTTGCAGAATGCGCTGAATGCACTGGGCTATGACGTGGGACAAGCCACCGGCGTCTTCGACGCCACCACAGAGGCGCAGGTCAAGGCGTTTCAACAGGCCGAAGGGCTTGGCGTCGACGGGATTGTCGGGCCGATGACATGGGGAGCCTTGGCCAAGGCCGTCGCGGATTATCGCCAGGTGATGACCGTGCTCACGCGTCCAAGCTCCCTCGTTCAGCACGTCGAATGGAAACGGATTGTCTGGAACGGGCAGCTCATCTCGAAGCCCGTCGGCTTCACGTATCAGGGGACCGCCTACATGCCCATTTGGTACGTGATGGAGGCGCTTCGAAAGGCCGGGATCGCGAGCACATGGTCGGGTGGCGTCTGGACACTCACGCCGCCTGGGGGGCAGGCCGTCGATTACGGCAAGATTTCGTACGGCCCCGGCAGCGCCGCCATCGCCATCGGCCAGACGGTCGTCGCGAATGTGCCAGCGGTGGTGTATCCAGACCCGGCGTCGGGCAAGCTGACGACGTTCATGCCCGTCTGGTACGTGATGAACGCGCTTCAGCGGCTTGGGATCGCGTCGACATGGCAGGGCACCGAGTGGGATATGAAGCCGGGTCCCGTGGTGATTGAGACGGGCGATCCGTCCTCGAATTCCACCGGATCCAGCAACGGCACGGGCAACAGCACCGGCAACGCCACCGGCGCGCTGCCAGGCGGCAACACCGTGGCGAACGTGACGAATGCCACCGGGTCGACCAACGCCACGGGCAACGGCACGAGCAACGGAACCGGAAACGCCACGAGCCTCGGCAATTCCACGGGGAACGCCGTCGGAAACAGCACGTCGAATTCGACGGGCAACGCCACGTCGAATGGCACGGGGAACTCGACCGGGAATTCCACGGGCAACTCGACGGGCGGATCGAGCGGGCTGTCGTTCACCAATGTGGATCTCCGCTATCCTGCGCCGTCCAACATCAACGCGCAGAGCATCAATCAGTTCTTGCTGCAGAACAGTTCACCGCTGAACGGGCTCGGCAATTCATTCATGGACGCGCAGAACCTGTACAGCGTCGACGCCAACTATCTGGTCTCCCACGCAATCCTCGAGAGCGCATGGGGCCAAAGCCAGATTGCACTGCAGAAGAACAATCTGTTTGGCTATGGCGCGTACGACTCGAATCCGGGGCAGGACGCGGGCGTGTTCCCGAGCGACGACTACGCCATTCGCTTCGAGGCGTGGACGGTGCGGACGAACTATCTCACGCCCGGCGCGAGCCTGTACGTCTCTCCGACGTTGAGCGGCATGAACGTCAACTACGCGACGGCCAAGACGTGGGCGAGCGGCATCGCGGCCCTCATGACGCAGTTCGCGACATCCGTCGGATCGAGCGTGAGCGCGTATGTGCAGTACGCGCCGTCCAACAACCCGCCGGCCCCGAAGTCGACAGCCGAGCCGGTGTATTACGTGAACGGGGCGCAGGGCGTCACGCAGCAGGATCCGTATTACCCTAACAACGGCGTCCCGTACTATCCGAGCATCGCCCAGGGCGAGAATCAGCAGTTCTTCGGCCAGCTCAGCGTCGGCAGCTTTGGACAACCCGTGGTGGAAATCCAGCGGTTCTTAAACCAAACCATCAACGCGGGGCTCACGGTCGACGGCCAGTTTGGCGCGCTGACGCAAGCGGCGGTGGAAAAGTTCCAGTCGCAGGTCATGCACATGTCCAACCCGAACGGCGTCTGGACGTTCAGCATGTGGGTGCAGTACATCCAGCCCTCGCAGTCGAATGCGAATCTGATCCCCGCGGGCACGACGGTGAAGATCGATCAGATTGCCGAAGGCATGGCGGGGCCGTACGTGGTCCCCTGGTACCACGTCGTCGGCTACGGCTGGGTGGACTCGCAGTATATCAAGTTGACCAACGTGTACCGGGTCATTGTCCAGAACCCGGCGGGGACCGCGACCACCATTCCGGTCTATCAGGTGGGGGATCTGTCGAAGGTGTTGCTGAACCTGCACAGCGGCGACTGGGTGGTCGCCAATTCGCCGCAGCCCTCGGGCGGCGTGTACACCATCCAAATCGCTGCGCAGGATCCCGTGGTCTCCAACGGATACGCGGCCGACACTCTGCTGACCGGCGTGATTCCCGCCAACGGCACCGTCAGCCTGGTGCCCCAAAGCTGA
- a CDS encoding glycoside hydrolase family 3 C-terminal domain-containing protein, whose amino-acid sequence MSYRDLVSRLTLEEKASLCSGLNFWQTKPIERLGIPSLCMTDGPHGVRLQRQGGSFTDSEPATCFPTAAALASSWDPALVERIGQALGDECRALGVHVLLGPGANIKRSPLCGRNFEYFSEDPLLSSEMAAAHIRGVQSRGVGSSLKHFAANNQEYRRMTTSAEVDERTLREIYLASFEGAVKGGRPWTVMCAYNRLNGTYCSEHPWLLTQVLRREWGFDGVVVSDWGAVNDRVQGLAAGLDLEMPGGPYAQDAEIVQAVRDGRLDEAVLDAAVERLLALIDRAYRPQGDSADLDAHHRLARQAAAESMVLLKNDGAVLPIAPGRRVAVIGAFAVSPRYQGGGSSHVNPARLDEPLAEMRRAFGDQLVLYAPGYALDDDAPRLELIEEAVRAAAQADVAAIFAGLPESWESEGYDRPHMRMPDAHVALIEAVTSAQPRTVVVLSNGAPVEMPWIHRVPAVIEAYLAGQAFGGAIADVLSGAVNPSGKLAETFPLRLEHNPSHPYFPGEGDRSEYREGVFVGYRYYDTKEMDVLFPFGHGLSYTTFEYEAIRMSREQVRDDDVLTVQVDVRNTGQRAGKEVVQVYVEPRSSRVVRPRRELRAFAKVALAPGETRTVEFQLGKRAFAYYDVDAGDFAVESGWYEIRVGSSSRDLRLTASVEVTSAAPRRPVSVHANAALGDLLDDPATGPVLRELLKEKLADSPLGSEMDANPMFEAFMRFTPIGRVTTLFGVPRDENERVLAKLRAAQEEGQPEEGRG is encoded by the coding sequence TTGTCGTATCGCGATCTCGTCTCGCGCCTCACCCTCGAAGAAAAAGCATCCCTCTGCTCCGGGCTCAACTTCTGGCAAACGAAGCCCATCGAGCGCCTCGGCATCCCGTCTCTCTGCATGACGGACGGGCCGCACGGCGTTCGGCTGCAGCGGCAGGGCGGATCGTTCACCGATTCGGAGCCCGCCACGTGCTTCCCGACAGCCGCCGCGCTCGCGAGTTCCTGGGATCCCGCGCTCGTGGAGCGGATTGGCCAGGCGCTCGGCGACGAATGCCGCGCGCTCGGCGTTCACGTGTTGCTCGGGCCCGGCGCCAACATCAAGCGATCTCCCTTGTGCGGGCGCAACTTCGAGTACTTCTCGGAGGATCCGCTTCTCTCGAGCGAAATGGCCGCGGCGCATATCCGGGGCGTCCAGTCGCGCGGCGTCGGATCGTCGCTCAAGCACTTTGCTGCCAACAACCAGGAGTACCGGCGCATGACGACGAGCGCCGAGGTGGACGAGCGCACGCTGCGCGAGATCTATCTCGCGAGCTTCGAAGGCGCCGTCAAGGGTGGACGCCCGTGGACGGTCATGTGCGCGTACAATCGCCTCAACGGCACCTACTGCTCGGAACACCCGTGGCTTCTCACGCAGGTGCTGCGCCGGGAATGGGGATTTGATGGCGTCGTGGTGTCGGACTGGGGGGCGGTGAACGATCGCGTCCAAGGCCTCGCTGCAGGGCTGGACCTCGAAATGCCCGGCGGGCCGTACGCGCAGGACGCCGAGATCGTCCAGGCTGTGCGAGACGGTCGCCTGGACGAAGCCGTGCTCGATGCGGCCGTGGAACGCCTGCTCGCGCTCATCGACCGGGCCTACCGGCCGCAGGGCGATTCCGCCGATCTCGACGCGCATCACCGCCTTGCCCGCCAGGCCGCGGCCGAGTCGATGGTGCTTCTGAAGAACGACGGGGCCGTGTTGCCCATCGCGCCAGGGCGGCGGGTGGCGGTGATTGGCGCGTTCGCCGTGTCGCCGCGCTACCAGGGAGGAGGAAGCTCGCACGTCAATCCCGCGCGCCTCGACGAGCCGCTCGCGGAGATGCGCCGCGCGTTTGGCGACCAGCTTGTCCTGTACGCGCCGGGGTACGCGCTCGACGACGACGCGCCTCGCCTCGAGCTCATCGAGGAGGCCGTGCGCGCTGCGGCGCAGGCGGATGTCGCCGCCATCTTTGCAGGGCTGCCGGAGAGCTGGGAGTCTGAAGGATATGATCGCCCGCACATGCGAATGCCGGACGCGCACGTGGCGCTCATCGAAGCGGTGACGTCGGCTCAGCCCCGCACGGTTGTCGTGCTCTCGAACGGCGCGCCCGTCGAGATGCCTTGGATCCACCGCGTGCCTGCCGTGATCGAGGCGTATCTCGCGGGGCAGGCCTTCGGCGGCGCCATCGCGGACGTGCTGTCGGGCGCTGTGAACCCGTCCGGCAAGCTGGCCGAGACGTTTCCGCTTCGGCTCGAGCACAACCCTTCGCATCCATACTTCCCCGGCGAAGGCGACAGATCCGAATACCGAGAAGGTGTCTTCGTCGGCTATCGCTACTACGACACCAAGGAGATGGACGTGCTGTTTCCCTTCGGGCACGGGCTGTCGTACACCACGTTCGAGTACGAGGCCATCCGCATGTCTCGTGAGCAGGTCCGGGACGACGACGTGCTCACCGTGCAGGTGGACGTGCGCAATACCGGGCAGCGCGCGGGCAAAGAGGTGGTCCAGGTCTATGTCGAGCCGAGGTCCTCGCGAGTCGTTCGACCTCGGCGCGAGCTTCGCGCCTTCGCCAAGGTGGCGCTGGCACCCGGCGAGACGCGTACGGTCGAATTTCAGCTGGGCAAGCGCGCGTTTGCCTACTACGACGTCGATGCTGGCGATTTCGCCGTGGAGAGCGGCTGGTACGAGATCCGCGTCGGATCGTCCTCGCGTGATCTGCGCCTCACCGCCTCCGTGGAGGTGACATCCGCCGCCCCGCGCAGGCCGGTGTCGGTCCACGCCAATGCAGCGCTGGGCGATCTGCTGGACGATCCGGCCACCGGTCCGGTGCTCCGCGAGCTCTTGAAGGAGAAGCTCGCCGATTCGCCGCTTGGCAGCGAGATGGACGCCAATCCGATGTTCGAGGCGTTCATGCGGTTCACGCCCATCGGTCGTGTCACGACGCTGTTTGGGGTGCCGCGGGACGAGAACGAGCGAGTTCTTGCGAAGCTGCGAGCCGCGCAGGAAGAGGGCCAACCGGAGGAAGGGCGGGGGTGA
- the hpaE gene encoding 5-carboxymethyl-2-hydroxymuconate semialdehyde dehydrogenase — translation MSHVDLKGAGLNLEFEPISRPALHFIDGQFVESAEGGWFDTLNPTTNDVLTQVAEGTASDVDRAVEAAYRAFHDGPWGKMSAKERARYLVRIADAIERHGEELARLEVADTGLPISQARGQAARAAENFRFFAEMATRMTGETFPVGDQFLNYAIRVPVGVAGLITPWNTPLMLATWKIAPCLAAGNTAVLKPAEWSPLTATKLAEIVQEVDLPPGVFNVVHGFGEVAGDALVKHPKVPLISFTGETTTGRTIMKNGSDALKRFSMELGGKSPVVVFDDADLDRALDAVVFGVYSLNGERCTAGSRLLIQDSIREEFEARLAERVRRIRLGHPLDPATEVGPLIHPEHKRRVEHYLDLGRREGATMAVGGEVPRELARGNFVRPTLFVNVRNDMCIAQEEIFGPVLVSIPFTTEEEAIQLANGVQYGLAAYIWTRDLERAHRVARRIESGMAWINSQNVRDLRTPFGGMKQSGVGREGGHYSFEFYTEWKTVHVALGQHPIPRFGVSGMETRS, via the coding sequence ATGAGCCATGTAGATCTGAAAGGCGCCGGGTTGAACCTCGAGTTCGAGCCGATATCGCGCCCTGCGCTTCATTTCATCGATGGCCAGTTCGTGGAGAGCGCGGAGGGCGGATGGTTTGACACCTTGAATCCGACGACCAACGACGTGTTGACGCAAGTGGCAGAGGGGACCGCGAGCGACGTGGATCGCGCCGTAGAAGCGGCATATCGGGCCTTTCACGATGGGCCCTGGGGCAAAATGAGCGCGAAGGAGCGGGCGCGATATCTCGTTCGCATCGCCGATGCCATCGAGCGACACGGCGAGGAGTTGGCGCGCCTTGAAGTCGCAGACACGGGGTTGCCCATCTCCCAGGCCCGGGGACAGGCGGCGCGAGCTGCGGAAAATTTCCGGTTCTTCGCCGAGATGGCCACGCGTATGACCGGTGAGACGTTTCCAGTGGGCGACCAGTTTCTCAACTACGCCATCCGCGTTCCGGTTGGGGTGGCAGGACTCATCACGCCTTGGAACACGCCCTTGATGCTTGCGACGTGGAAAATCGCGCCTTGTCTCGCCGCGGGCAACACGGCGGTTCTAAAGCCTGCCGAATGGTCCCCGCTCACGGCAACCAAGCTGGCGGAGATCGTTCAGGAGGTCGATCTCCCGCCCGGCGTGTTCAATGTCGTTCATGGCTTCGGCGAGGTGGCGGGAGACGCGTTGGTGAAACACCCGAAGGTGCCGCTGATCTCGTTCACGGGTGAAACGACCACGGGCCGCACCATCATGAAGAACGGATCGGACGCGCTGAAGCGCTTCTCGATGGAGCTTGGCGGAAAGTCTCCGGTCGTGGTGTTCGACGACGCCGATCTCGACAGGGCTTTGGATGCTGTCGTCTTTGGCGTGTACTCGCTGAACGGGGAGCGTTGCACCGCTGGCTCTCGCCTGCTCATTCAGGATTCCATCCGCGAGGAGTTTGAAGCCCGTTTGGCGGAGCGCGTTCGAAGGATTCGCCTCGGGCATCCGCTCGATCCCGCCACCGAGGTGGGCCCCCTCATTCACCCGGAGCACAAGAGGCGCGTGGAGCACTATCTCGACCTCGGCCGGCGCGAGGGTGCGACGATGGCCGTGGGCGGCGAGGTCCCGCGGGAGCTTGCGCGCGGAAACTTCGTTAGGCCGACGCTTTTCGTGAACGTGCGAAACGACATGTGCATCGCGCAAGAGGAGATCTTTGGCCCGGTGCTCGTGTCCATCCCGTTTACGACGGAGGAGGAGGCCATCCAGCTTGCCAACGGCGTGCAATACGGACTTGCCGCATACATTTGGACACGGGACCTCGAGCGCGCTCATCGCGTGGCACGGCGGATCGAATCGGGGATGGCCTGGATCAACTCGCAGAACGTTCGCGACCTACGCACGCCGTTTGGCGGGATGAAGCAGAGCGGCGTCGGGAGAGAAGGTGGGCACTACAGTTTCGAGTTTTACACAGAGTGGAAGACCGTGCATGTGGCGCTCGGGCAGCATCCCATTCCCCGCTTCGGCGTATCGGGTATGGAGACAAGAAGCTGA
- a CDS encoding GntR family transcriptional regulator has protein sequence MTKHPPSKQQVAYQTLKQRILEGTYGPGYRIVIDRIAKELGVSAIPIREAIRRLEAEGLVEVERFSGAKVTRIDAKMYEDILSALAVLEGYATAQAYRNLTDEDFDALRQTNEAMRQARSDFDLTLYSRLNQQFHEIILRRCNNRYLVDEIHAVRERMDAMRVSVFNLIPHRASDSIAEHDKLIQLMAVDVGEDAVERFARQHRLATLEAFRRWNEQHTRLVAERREWYRAPREIHRPGADS, from the coding sequence ATGACCAAACATCCACCAAGCAAACAACAGGTCGCCTATCAAACCTTGAAGCAGCGGATTCTCGAAGGAACCTATGGGCCCGGATATCGCATCGTGATCGACCGCATCGCGAAGGAATTGGGGGTGAGTGCGATTCCCATTCGTGAGGCCATTCGCCGCTTGGAAGCGGAGGGATTGGTGGAGGTCGAGCGATTCAGCGGAGCCAAGGTGACCCGCATTGACGCGAAAATGTACGAGGATATTCTCTCGGCACTCGCGGTTCTCGAAGGCTACGCCACGGCCCAGGCCTATCGCAACCTCACGGATGAGGACTTCGATGCGCTTCGACAGACGAACGAGGCGATGCGCCAGGCCCGTTCGGATTTTGATCTCACGCTGTACAGCAGGCTCAACCAACAATTTCACGAGATTATCCTGCGCCGTTGCAATAACCGCTATCTCGTGGATGAAATTCACGCCGTGCGGGAACGAATGGATGCCATGCGGGTGTCCGTCTTCAATCTCATCCCGCATCGGGCCAGCGATTCCATTGCAGAACACGACAAGCTGATTCAGCTGATGGCGGTGGACGTCGGAGAGGACGCGGTGGAGCGGTTTGCTCGCCAACATCGGTTGGCGACGCTGGAAGCCTTCAGGCGTTGGAACGAGCAACACACCCGTTTGGTGGCGGAGCGGAGGGAGTGGTATCGTGCGCCACGCGAGATACATCGACCGGGGGCGGATTCATGA
- a CDS encoding SDR family oxidoreductase, producing MPTIMAPQAGQAPSYPTSFPPQHQNHQPGVESQMNPRPFFDDPEYRGAGKLKDKVTLITGGDSGIGRAVAVAFAKEGADVVIAYRDEEADAVETVQHVERYGRRAQHLAFDVSNKAECDRVVRQAIAQFGKVDILVNNAARQHPQPSILDITPEQLQMTFATNVFGYFYMIQAALPHMKPGACIINTASITAYRGHETLIDYAATKGAIVSLTRSLALSLAKQGIRVNAVAPGPVWTPLIPASFAADEVAKFGTDTPMGRAGQPAELAPAYVFLASANSSYMTGQVLHVNGGEIVNG from the coding sequence ATGCCCACCATCATGGCACCCCAAGCGGGGCAGGCGCCGTCTTATCCGACCTCGTTCCCGCCGCAGCACCAGAACCACCAGCCCGGCGTGGAGTCGCAGATGAACCCGCGCCCGTTCTTCGATGACCCCGAGTACCGCGGCGCGGGCAAACTGAAAGACAAGGTGACGCTCATCACGGGCGGCGACAGCGGCATCGGCCGCGCGGTGGCCGTCGCGTTTGCCAAGGAGGGCGCGGACGTCGTGATCGCGTACCGCGACGAGGAAGCGGACGCCGTGGAGACCGTGCAGCACGTCGAGCGATATGGCCGCCGCGCGCAACACCTGGCGTTCGACGTGTCCAACAAGGCCGAATGCGATCGCGTCGTCAGGCAGGCCATCGCGCAATTCGGCAAAGTCGACATCCTGGTCAACAACGCGGCCCGCCAACACCCGCAGCCGAGCATCCTCGACATCACGCCCGAACAGTTGCAGATGACGTTCGCGACGAACGTCTTCGGCTATTTCTACATGATTCAGGCCGCGCTTCCGCACATGAAGCCGGGCGCGTGCATCATCAACACCGCGTCGATCACGGCCTATCGCGGCCACGAGACCCTCATCGACTACGCGGCCACCAAGGGCGCCATCGTGTCCTTGACGCGATCGCTCGCGCTCTCGCTGGCGAAACAGGGCATTCGCGTGAACGCCGTGGCGCCTGGCCCGGTGTGGACGCCGCTGATTCCGGCGAGTTTCGCGGCGGACGAAGTGGCCAAGTTTGGCACGGACACGCCCATGGGGCGCGCCGGCCAGCCGGCGGAGTTGGCACCCGCCTACGTATTCCTCGCGTCGGCGAACTCGTCGTACATGACCGGGCAGGTCCTGCACGTGAATGGCGGCGAGATCGTCAACGGATAA
- a CDS encoding flavin reductase family protein has translation MPEVDAKAFRRTCGLFTTGVTVITTSVNGQVHGMTANSFTSVSLDPPLILVCVDVRSKMAQFLSSSKAFTVNVLGRHQEEVSRHFAGSSGDWHGTFLPFGESVRLDDCLAALSCGVYAQYPAGDHIIVLGLVKDIYQQDEGIPLVFWRGTYTSLAGDASVRACLGKIV, from the coding sequence ATGCCCGAGGTGGACGCGAAAGCGTTCCGGCGAACGTGCGGACTGTTCACGACAGGCGTGACCGTCATCACGACATCGGTCAACGGTCAGGTGCATGGGATGACGGCCAATTCGTTCACATCGGTTTCGCTCGACCCTCCTCTGATTCTCGTCTGCGTCGACGTGCGCAGTAAGATGGCTCAATTCTTGTCGTCTTCGAAAGCGTTTACAGTCAATGTTCTCGGGCGTCATCAGGAGGAGGTGTCGCGCCACTTCGCCGGATCGAGCGGAGATTGGCACGGAACGTTTCTTCCCTTCGGGGAATCGGTTCGCCTCGATGACTGCCTGGCCGCGCTGTCGTGTGGGGTGTACGCCCAATATCCGGCGGGAGATCATATCATCGTGCTCGGTCTTGTGAAAGACATCTATCAGCAGGACGAGGGCATCCCGCTCGTTTTCTGGCGCGGAACCTATACGTCGCTGGCTGGGGACGCGTCGGTGCGTGCCTGTCTGGGCAAAATCGTATAG
- a CDS encoding fumarylacetoacetate hydrolase family protein produces MRHARYIDRGRIHEGVWEDGVLVNEEGRVVSEEQVIWLPPIEPRTVYGLALNYADHAVELNLEKPKEPVLFIKPNGSLIGHLAPIVYPKGVEYMHYEAELAVIIGRAGRRIRPEDAFEHVLGYTIANDVTVRDFVGNMFRPPIRAKGFDTFGPLGPWWIDAADVSDPHQLEIRTYVNGEVRQRGNTRDLIFRIDEVISFISSFVTLRPGDVILTGTPPGISPVKPGDVIEIEIEGIGRLKNPVVDEANDERAREVLS; encoded by the coding sequence GTGCGCCACGCGAGATACATCGACCGGGGGCGGATTCATGAGGGCGTTTGGGAAGACGGGGTCCTCGTCAATGAGGAGGGCCGAGTGGTTTCGGAGGAGCAGGTCATTTGGCTGCCGCCGATTGAGCCGAGGACCGTGTACGGCCTTGCCTTGAACTACGCCGATCACGCGGTGGAGTTGAACTTGGAGAAGCCCAAGGAACCGGTGCTGTTCATCAAGCCGAACGGCTCGCTCATTGGACATCTGGCTCCCATCGTCTATCCCAAAGGCGTCGAGTACATGCATTACGAGGCCGAGCTGGCCGTGATCATTGGCCGCGCGGGGAGACGCATTCGGCCCGAGGACGCCTTCGAGCACGTCCTCGGTTACACGATTGCGAACGATGTCACGGTGCGGGACTTCGTGGGGAACATGTTCCGCCCGCCCATCCGCGCGAAGGGATTCGACACTTTCGGGCCGCTCGGCCCATGGTGGATCGACGCCGCGGACGTGTCCGATCCTCACCAGCTCGAGATTCGGACCTACGTGAACGGCGAAGTCCGCCAGCGCGGAAACACGCGGGACCTGATCTTTCGAATCGACGAAGTGATATCGTTTATCAGCTCGTTTGTGACGCTCCGCCCGGGCGACGTCATTCTCACGGGCACGCCGCCGGGCATCTCACCCGTAAAACCGGGGGACGTGATCGAAATCGAAATCGAAGGCATCGGCCGGCTTAAAAATCCGGTGGTGGACGAGGCGAACGATGAACGGGCGAGGGAGGTGCTGTCATGA